A window of the Falco rusticolus isolate bFalRus1 chromosome 1, bFalRus1.pri, whole genome shotgun sequence genome harbors these coding sequences:
- the DHRS13 gene encoding dehydrogenase/reductase SDR family member 13, which yields MGWALLGAGLLLALYTLLRHGLRRAPPPRAPPALRGRTAIVTGGSGGIGAATALELARGGARVVLAARSASRGEAAARRIRTETGNEEVRFMQLDLASLRSVRAFASTFLRQEPHLHLLINNAGVSAGGTTEDGFSLPFQVNHLGHFLLTQLLLERLQSCAPSRVVIVASRAHCAGRLRLDTLGRAPPGLLSTFQDYCDSKLANVLHARELATRLQGTQVTCYAVHPGFVNTELFRHMPLWLKPLFQPLAWLFFLDASEGAQTSLHCATHHGLERFSGRYFANCRPQEPWPAARDDRLAQALWEASERLVGLVGPGGSPSPAPATVLQ from the exons atgGGGTGGGCGCTGCTGGGCGCCgggctgctgctggcgctgTACACGCTGCTCCGCCACGGGCtgcgccgcgccccgccgccccgcgccccccccgcgcTGCGCGGCCGCACCGCCATCGTTACCG GGGGAAGCGGCGGCATCGGCGCAGCCACGGCGCTGGAGCtggcccgcggcggggcccgaGTCGTCCTGGCGGCCCGCAGCGCCTCGCGGGGGGAGGCGGCCGCCCGCCGCATCCGCACG GAGACAGGGAACGAGGAGGTGCGCTTCATGCAGCTGGACCTGGCCAGCCTGCGCTCAGTGCGAGCCTTTGCCAGCACCTTCCTGCGTCAGGAGCCTCACCTGCACCTCCTCATCAACAACGCAG GCGTGAGCGCCGGGGGCACGACGGAGGACGGCTTCAGCCTCCCCTTCCAGGTGAACCACCTGGGCCATTTCCtgctcacccagctgctgctggagcggCTGCAGAGCTGCGCGCCCAGCCGTGTGGTCATCGTCGCCTCCCGCGCCCACTGTGCTGGCCGCCTGCGCCTCGACACCCTGGGCCGTGCCCCCCCTGGGCTGCTCTCCACCTTCCAGGACTACTGCGACAGCAAGTTGGCAAACGTGCTGCATGCCCGCGAGCTGGCCACGCGCCTGCAGGGCACCCAGGTGACATGCTACGCTGTGCACCCAG GGTTCGTCAACACGGAGCTGTTCCGCCACATGCCGCTGTGGCTGAAGCCACTTTTCCAGCCGCTGGCCTGGCTCTTCTTCCTGGATGCGTCCGAGGGCGCCCAGACGTCCCTGCACTGCGCCACGCACCACGGCCTCGAGCGCTTCAGTGGCCGCTACTTTGCCAACTGCCGCCCGCAGGAGCCGTGGCCGGCAGCACGGGACGACCGGCTGGCCCAGGCGCTCTGGGAGGCCAGCGAgaggctggtggggctggtggggccCGGAGGGAGCCCGTCACCTGCCCCCGCCACCGTCCTGCAATAA